A portion of the Chiloscyllium plagiosum isolate BGI_BamShark_2017 chromosome 48, ASM401019v2, whole genome shotgun sequence genome contains these proteins:
- the LOC122544379 gene encoding P2Y purinoceptor 3-like, whose translation MNENATSPMVDNGSSEDIPASNSCSKDESYKYVFLPVCYTYTCILSLALNSIILCSILKRRKEWNCSLIYMFNLALTDFMYGLSLPFLIASYIMHDVWVFGDFTCRLVRFLFYFNLYCSIFFLTCISFHRYLGICHPMKTITMETKKTARVVCVLVWLVVLALTCPIFHFAKTATFNNATNCWDDALDTEYPHYVPYGIILHSVGFFLPFSIIAWCYSRVIKTIFKTISNQEFKSAVPGLEKRRKSIKTIVTITLLFALCFLPFHVTKTIFLVNKAVPDVACATKRVVTICYKVTRPLASFNAWLNALLYFLTKDKWPQNCLKPKKNADDSKSSWNIFKPFNHLTPPS comes from the coding sequence ATGAATGAAAATGCTACAAGCCCGATGGTTGACAATGGTTCGAGTGAGGACATCCCAGCCTCAAACTCCTGCAGCAAGGACGAATCGTACAAGTACGTTTTCCTGCCAGTGTGCTACACCTACACCTGTATCCTCAGCTTGGCACTCAACTCCATCATCCTCTGCAGCATCCTCAAGCGGCGCAAAGAGTGGAACTGCTCCCTCATCTACATGTTCAACCTTGCTCTGACTGACTTCATGTATGGCCTGTCGCTGCCATTCCTCATTGCCAGCTACATCATGCATGATGTCTGGGTCTTCGGGGACTTCACCTGCCGCCTGGTTCGCTTCCTCTTCTACTTCAACCTCTACTGTAGCATCTTCTTTCTGACCTGCATCAGCTTCCACCGCTACCTTGGCATCTGCCATCCCATGAAGACTATCACCATGGAGACCAAGAAGACGGCCCGGGTGGTCTGCGTGCTGGTGTGGCTGGTGGTCCTGGCCCTCACCTGCCCTATCTTTCATTTTGCCAAGACCGCCACCTTCAACAATGCCACTAACTGCTGGGATGATGCCCTTGACACCGAATACCCGCACTATGTGCCCTATGGGATCATTCTGCACTCGGTTGGCTTCTTCCTGCCCTTCTCCATCATTGCCTGGTGTTACTCGCGTGTGATTAAGACAATCTTCAAGACCATCAGCAACCAGGAGTTCAAGTCGGCTGTGCCGGGCCTGGAGAAAAGGCGCAAGTCCATCAAGACCATCGTGACCATCACTCTCCTCTTCGCcctctgcttcctccccttccacGTGACCAAGACCATCTTCTTGGTCAACAAAGCCGTCCCTGACGTGGCCTGCGCCACCAAGAGGGTGGTGACCATCTGCTACAAGGTCACCAGACCCTTGGCCAGCTTCAATGCCTGGCTCAACGCACTGCTTTACTTCCTGACCAAGGACAAGTGGCCTCAGAACTGCCTGAAGCCCAAGAAGAACGCCGACGACTCCAAGTCCTCGTGGAACATTTTCAAACCCTTCAACCACCTGACGCCTCCTTCGTGA